ATTTGGGATGGGGAAAGTGACATCGAAACGGCGCTAATACTTGCTTGCTCGAAGTTGTGTGTTCCCTTCTCACTTAGCTTTACCTCAGATTAGTGACTTCCACATCCCCAGCTGCTGTGAGGGTGGTTGCACATCCGTAATTCTTCTCCACAATTGCTGAGGatcttttgccttttgtttttgagttGCTTTTTCTTGCCGTTGTTACGTCACTAATCATTTTGTATGGAAGGTAGTGGGAGCGAAGAGAGCCAAGTGATATATTTACCGCTCCATCCTtcgtttgtttaatttttttcggtttgtcTTGCTCACCATCTTGGGTGTTGGGGCTGCTCGGGATGCTGCGGTGTGGTTGTGTGGCTGGGGCATGGTGTCTCGCGGCTTGCCTCCATtattgtttatgtttatttggCGGTGACGATGCCTGGTCATGCGtgcgttttttcccccttttgtacGTCTTCACCAAAGTTGTAccgcttctcttttttttccatttcgctGAGGGGGCTTCTCTTTCATTGGGTGGTAAACCCCATTCGCGCATGTGTGGTTCCCACCGTCGTAACCTCTttcttgctttattttttttaagtttacTGCAAATGGTCAAACGCACACGTTGACGTACCGTATTTCATACTGGAAAGGGCTTTCATGGCTTCctctttcattattttatcaTCTGTATCTTGAAGATACCCATGCACAACTGACATTGTGGTTAAATCACCCATGCCTGAGAATAGTGGCTTGTACCAACTTCATCTgttccttatttttcttcctttccaaaCACCGTCCCCAAttcagagaaggagaagcattttttatatttcttttaaagGAGGGAGCAAAAGGGAGTGCGAGTAAGGGGAAAGTTGACATAGTgggaaagtaaataaataaatagggaaaagggaagcagAGGAGGAGCAAAAAGTGTATTTTGAAGGAGAGAGCGAAACCAGAATACGGCGCTGATGAGCAACCGGGAGCCAATGTCGCCATTACCCACGCAACCAACTTCTGTCCCCAGTGTGGCCTCATTGAAGGCAGTTCTCACGCCGCAGGTGGTGCTGCAGACGGCACAGGCCTCACTGGAGCTTCCCAAGGCAGATGAGATGTGGTCTAATTGGTACAAGGAGTCCGAGGACCGGTTTCTCgactttatttccttcgaTGCAACGGAGGGTGGTGGTAACGGAGGTGTTGTCCGCTCTGGAAGCTCACATCGGACGTTGAGTGCACGGCGCATTAGTGGACAATTTGAAGAAGAGGTGATGAAATCATGGGAAGAGGACTGGGAAGATGAGGATGTGGAGGATACATTTGATGCCGTCATGGGGCGGATTGGGCGCTATGAGGCTTCAAGGGCCGCTTCGTCACAGAAGTAGAAGTATGACTTACTCATCAGCAGCTGTACAAAAgacgtgtatttgtgtgtgtgtgtttgtgtgtgtgtgggaggcGTGGAAAGGTGTTAAAGCTCTTTTGCTTTAAATTTTATTGTTTGGTGGGAAGGTGGAGTGGCAGAGTGCAAGCATAAAGCgagatggaagaaaatatgagTGCATGATGTCGGTAAAAAGTTACTTCATcttgttttctgtctttattcttctctttttttcgttggccACCTTCTGTACTATTTACTGGCTTGTGGTGTGTCGAATCACTCTACTGAGGAGCGTGTGGTGCTtcggtatatatatttgcctGCtagtgtgtttcttttttttttttgttggccTTGTGTGGGGACTTGTGGCGTGTTGAAGAGGTCGTTTTAAATTCCCCCACAGTGGCGTGCTGGATGTGTTCTCTGttgggagaaggggaaattgAAATCATTTTACCCGTCAAGAGGGCAAATGTGTggtgttcctttcttttttgttttccgttTCTACCGaggctgtttgtttgtttcatgcttccctttcttcacttttggTTATTCTACGCTTCATTTACGTTCCCCTCCGCTATTCTCTTGATTATGGGTTAGGTTTTGCACCCCGTAACTGCGCTCAGTAGGAGGAGTTTGACGAGACACACACCTGCACATAAGCgtaaatagataaataatCTTTGTGAAATGTGGGTGAGGACATTCCTGCGGCTCTGCGGGTGCAAATCACCCAATGCGGCAGCTATAACTTCTGGATCGTCATGGATGACTGCTGCTGCATGGGCCAGTCTTGGAAGCGAATTTTCCTCTGTGAGTGAGAGCAAATTCCTGCAGCAGGTACCGGATGGATTCCTCACCTCACGGGCAACAACTGACATGATGCCCGCAGAGCAGCTCCTTCTATCCatggtggaggaaaatgaggaacGTTACAAGGGCGTGGATGTGAGGGATCCTTCATCTATGGCGGTGTATGAGGGGGAAAGGCCGCGATGGATGACACTCGGAGGGCAGGTCCGCGCGGTGTCGGAGTTTGTGTCCGGGCATTTATGCCATCACATTTCATTACCCGCGTGGAAGGAGCTGTTTGACCTTCAATACGCTGAGATGGACTTGACGTACTGGCTGTATGTGTTGCATGTGCACATGGTTAGTCGCCGCGCCACTAGTGTTCCCATCGAGAAGTTTAACCGCCGTCGTGAGGTGTTGGAGGAGATTCTTTTGACTATGTTTGACAGTTGGGCTGCGACGTCGGAGGATGTGATGGGACGACCTCCGCTTAACAAAATCCGTTTCTACATTAAGGACATGTACTATGTTACGGCGGTTAACTTTGAGGAAGCCCTCTTACACGATGGCCCCGGGGCCGATTTGATGCTgttggggttcttgatgAAGTTCTGTCCGCTGCCGCGTCCCGAAGATGTCCCTCTTTACACCTATTACTCTCTAGTGCATTACATTCGCTTTCATACTGCTTTACTAGATCGGATTCCCGATGAGTCTATAGCGAAGGGCAACTTCAACTTCCTCTCACCGACTGACCCCCGAATATTTGAGCAGTACAGTGAGGTAACACTTGACCAAGTTATTAGAAGTTGGACGGTGGAGGCtagtgaagaggaggtaaaatGCCATGCGGCACCGTGATATGACGAGGGCTGCGGTTGTTGCCTTTGCATGTTGACAAGTGAGTGAGCCAGTAAGGAGTGTGGTAAAAGCTGTAGGGGTTTGGACGCTGGGAGTCGCAGGTGGTGTAatgttttccatttttccttttttatgtcagctcttttgtttgttttgtttttgttctgtgtgttgttgtcgaGCGCCCTCAGTGCACTTTGGTAATGAGGGCTTACGTATAAAAGAAGATTGTCGTTTGGTTCTGTtttacattttgtgttttccctattttgtttggttgtcATGGAGGGGATGATGAGCGGTGTGTCGACGGAGGTATCGTGAACTCACTCCCGTTAGTGTggtattattttcattattattattattattatttttctcctACACTAAACATTAAAGTTGGTAACGCgatgtatttttttattttttccacacCAAAGACATGTATACATGAATTacatttattactattattgtcattattattattttccaccCTTTAACACATGCCCGGGCACCGAGCACTTGGCCCTTGTACGTTGCCATCTGGGCCTGCGAGTTGTTCCAGTGCTGTGATTATGAGCAACAACCTCCATCACGTATAAATTCAAATTACATTAATGAGGGAATGGAAAAGGTAAACGGACTCTGAGCATACACATTACTAACGAGGCACGCGATGTCGTGTTATTTTCCATATCCGGAGAGCTGAGGaaaagcaagaaagaaagaaagaaaggagagggagaTTGTTTCACACGTTACACCATAtcctcctcccctttccGATATTTGTTGGTGGTTGCAGTCGCCGCCGccgctcctcttcccccctccactGGATACGAGTGGCTTATAAGTGAAAGATCGCGATGCCATGTGGGATATCGCATAGCTCCTATCTTGTTCATCAGTGTTTCTCCCTCTTATTCCTCCCTGgtttctctctccttttttttcttttttaacgaTCTAATCCTACGTATGCATCAGAAGTGTTACTGTTGTGTACCTCCGCCAGCGATCTCTTAGTATTTATTTCGCAGTGCTATCTAAATTATCATGAAGCGCATCCCCGTAAAGGACCTTGCCGTCAACGTTCTGAAGCTCCCTCGATTGCCCATTCCCACACTTGAGGCAACAGCGGAGCGGTACCGCGCATCCATATGGCCACTGAAGTCCGCCGAGATGGTGAAAAATCACTTGCAGAAGTTTGATACCTTTCTTACTTCCTCCGCTGGGGGCTTGCAGGCGGCACTTGTGGAGGCAGAtaccgctgctgccgcatGTGGCGTATACCCGTATTCGTATATTGAGGCCTTGTGGGAAGACATGTATTTGAGCAATCGTGAACCCGTATTAGTGAATGTCAACCCCGCCATCACCACCAAGAAACTAAAGAATGCGGGTGATACGCAAGCGGCTGTCGGGGCGGCTGTCGTACACAGCATTGCGCGGTGGGTGTATAACGCCGTGAACAAGGGAGTAGAGGTATTTGACGAAACACGCGATGTGTCCCCGCTACTGCGGCAGTTTGGAGCTTCGGTCATTCCAGGTGAGAAGAAGGATACGTTTCACACCACACCGATGGAGAAACTTCGTCACATCATTGTGCTTCACGACGGCCACCCGTATGCAGTGCGCGTGTTTGACGACAAGCAGGTCCCTCTTGACCGTGCGGTGGTCCAAAAGTCAATTGAGTACGTTCTGTCAATCACGCCAGATGCAGACAACACAACACCCGTGTCAGTTCTTACGGCGGGGAACCGCCAGACTTGGGCAGGCGCTTATGCCGAGTTGGTGAAAACACCGGAGAACGCGGAGAACCTCAAAAAGATTCAAGAGGGCATTGTGGTTGTTTGCCTCGACACTGAGAGTTGGGGAGGTGACGGCAAATTAGTGGACGGTGCTTCCCTGCACGGCAACAACACGGAGTTTGAGAACCGATGGTACGACAAGCATCAAATTATTGTATCTGCAGATGGGCGGGTCGCATTCAACTTCGAGCATTCCGGCAGCGACGGCGTTCAGTGGCTCCGGTGGATCAGTGATATTATCAGTGATGTTGAGGGAGGTGATGGAAGTTCTGTTTCCACCTCTGCCACCAGCTTGGATCCTGCGAAGGTTGGCACCTTGGTTCAGCCCTTGACCTTGACGTTTGGGAAGACATTCGCTGCCCACATTCGCGCGGCACGCGCCGGGGCTCTCGAGCTCATTGCTGGAACGGCGTTGGAAGACGTGACCATTCCGTATGGCAAAACTCAGTTGAAGCAGCTTGGTGTGAGCCCCGATGCGTTTGTGCAGATGTGCCTTCAGGTGGCCCACCACAAATGTCGGAATAAACTCGCACCAACGTATGAGGCGGCCTCCACCGGTCGTTTCTTTCATGGGCGTACTGAGACGATTCGGTCAGCGACTCGGGAAATGCAGCTCGTGGCGGAGGCCGTCAACCGTATGACGAAGGCTAATGCCGCATCCGATGAGGAGGGAAGTACAACATATGTGGCGAGTGTTGAGGAGCAGGTGGCACTGCTAAAGGCGGCTGCAGAGCGTCATGTGAGGTTGGCGAAGGCAGCGGCGAATGGTGAAGGCATCGATCGGCACTTGACAGCTCTGAAGCGGCTGGCAGTTGAGCGCAATGATGCCGCAGCGCTCGCTTTCTTCAACGACGAAACGTACACTTCGTGCTCCACGTGGAGATTAAGTACAAGTAATTTAACAGCGCCGTGGGTAGAGCGATTCATGTTTGGTCCTGTAACCGCTAACGGCTACGGTTTAGGTTACACCATTGATGGAACGGAGGTGCGGCTGACAGTGTCGGCTTTCACCAGAAGCCCATCCACCGACGCGGGGGATATGAAGCTCGCCGTTTCTGAGGCCGCATCAAATGTTTACGGTTTGCTTAAGGCAGGGACTAAACTAAAATAGGTGTAGAGTAGCATATGGAAGAAATGGATAGTACGGATAGTGGGCTGCTGTAAGTGCGACCGCGGAGAGCACAAGGAGTGAGGCGCTAGTGgcctacatatatatatatatatatatatatatatatgtatatatgtttgttttaaTTCACAAACACGGCAAAGGCAGTTTCAAGGAAAACTCAATCTGAATTTTGTTTGGTTATCATCATTTTCATCATGAGATGCGAAGCGTTTTATGCGTGTAAATACcttcagtttgttttttcttttacgttAGTAAAGTCCAgcgaggaaaaaataataataattcataAGCGGAAAGTatgtacacatatatatatatatatatttatatacgtgtgtgcgcTTTTGTGTATGTCTACGCGTTGGAGgcgtagtttttttttccttctttaatGATTTTGTTCTTAGTATTTTGTGTCTGGATGTGTGCTTGTGGTGCATACCGTGacagtttcttttccaacctcccttttctctctgcGTGTCTGCGTGTGCGTGCTTGTCTTACTGGTGGTGACGAGTTTTGGGTGAGGATAGAGGGACAAAAGGAATGTTTGATGGATTTGTGGGGTTTCagctttcttctttacttgtttttttttcttttcttcgttttttattcattctaTTCCTTTAGTTCATCCATGTCCTCTACTCGTCTCTCCCACAGTTTTCTTCCGCAATGTTTGTAATCCTTCGCACCTCCCTCTCTTCGAGGCCCACCCCAGTCTCTATCGCATACTTTTTCCCGCTGGTTATCTtagttcccttttctctctttctttctttctttctttttttccctcctcctccctcttccctctctttcctgtccctttctctttttctttttagttttttttatttttcgtttcgtgGTGTCAATGCCGGTGGTGCAGCTGAGGATTGAGAGGCCCCGGTAGCGCTTGCGGGAGGTGGGATTTCTCTCGTGTGGTGGCGAcccaacatatatatttatatatacaaaaataaGCTGAGAGGAGggacacacacgcaaaaaaaaagatgaaagataAAGTGGGGGATTTTACAGATAGCGGAGGAAATGAGTGGGGTGCAATGGTTGGaagggagaggggggggggcgggggGAGCGGAGTTGCTTTTCGTAGTACAGTTGTGATTacttctgttgttatttccctGCCGCTTACTCGCTGGGTATTTTGaccatttttcttctattgttttaccttttttttttcattctcctTCCTCGTTTACCGTTTTGTTTCGTTCGTTTCTCCCCCATGTTTTCTGTGTGACTGGTATCAGTAGTGTTaaatgttcttttttttttctttttgaaatatTGGTTACTGCAGTGACCATCCAAAACGGAGTTATTAGGGAAATCGAGAATAATGGGGAAGTAGAGGAAAATGACCAGAAAATGGACACAGACACGtacacacgtacacacagacacatatacataaataccTTAAATATAGGTGgtgtggaagaaaatgagtgtgagaaggaggaatAGTGAGGTTGTGGGACACGATGGGGATATGGTAGTGAATGGAGAGGTAATGTTTGCGTGGAGGTTGTGAGAGAGGTTAAAAAGTTTTGGACGTAAGATTGAAGTGGGATAAGTGGCATTTGGTCCATCAGTGGGTGATGGTCACCTTCTTACAACATTGTCACACACAGGTGCTTCTGGTTatacatgcacacatatatatatgtgtgtgtatgtggttGTTTTTGGGTGTTATGCACTTTCGCACTTGTATGTTCTTTGCCTTTATTAAGCATTTTTTACTTGTCTATTTTCTTCCGCTACCCTCAGGAGGGAACTATTTAATTAGACTGACGGTTGAGGCGCATCAACCCCTTGCACGCTGGCCGCAGGATTTCGTGTACCATAGCccacttttttcctcctttctttcctctcatCCTGATATGTATTCTCATGCTAGTCCTTCCCGCGacttcgctttcttttcccatctGGAGCACCATGCTCAACCCACCCGTTGCATGTGCATTACCATATTCCCACGCTGTATCAAACTATTGCCCACCTCTCcgtccctttctttttgctttccccccACTGTTTTACGTGGTGGTGCTTCGGTGCACTCGACCATGCTAGAAAAGAGCTTGGTTGTGGGTTGTACAATTGTTCGTGGTTTCATTACCCCTGCTCATCATTTCGCTTCTCAGTTAGTACTGCACGGAGGTAATGACCTCAGTGCCGGGTGTGAACAATGCTGAGCAACGCATACTTGCAAGTTTGGCGTTGGCTGGGCAGGGTGCGCTGTTACTCGCAACACTGCAGCAGGACCTCGGGCTTCACCACCGCACAATGGCTGCAGCGTTGCGGGGCTTGATGGAAGGCGGGCGGGTGGTTCTGCGCCATGGGAACCGCGAGGGTGATATGTACGTTGCACTCGTGAACAGCATGCCAGAGGGGCCCTCACTGGTACTTGACGCCATACGTGCCAGTGGGAACAGCGGCATTGACCAGGCTGCGCTCTGTAGTTCCCTGCGCTTGCCTAAGGGGGAGATTATTAAATCGTTGCAGATGCTGCTATCACAGAAGCGTATTAAGGAGCGTCGCTGCTTTTCCAACCGTGCAAAACGCATCTACCTCCTATTCGAGTTTGAGCCAAGTGACGAAGTGACTGGCGGGACATTCTATGGCGGAGAAGACTCCCGTGAAATGGACATAGGTTTTGTGGACGAAATGCGGCGGCGCATTATGTTACTTGTGGCTCAGCGGCATTCCGTCTCCTTGGAACAGATTACGCAGCATTTGCAGGAGGCGCGCGGCGGCAGCTCTTCTGCTGATGTGAATGCCACAGCAGGGGGTACGGTCGTGATGACAACATCTCCCAACGGCACGGTGGCAACGTTACTGGGCGACAGTACTGGAAGTTGTAGTGGGGGGGGAAGTGTGGGGGCGGGCTGTGTTAAACGAATTTCTCAGCGCGATGCGCAGTTGCTCGTGCAGACGTTAGTACTTGATGGTTTACTCGATTGCGTAACGCCCTCACCTGCCGTTCCCGCGCAGTACCAATTGGCC
Above is a window of Trypanosoma brucei brucei TREU927 chromosome 3, complete sequence DNA encoding:
- a CDS encoding carnitine O-palmitoyltransferase II, putative (similar to Carnitine O-palmitoyltransferase II, mitochondrial precursor(EC 2.3.1.21) (CPT II) (Swiss-Prot:P23786) [Homo sapiens]) → MKRIPVKDLAVNVLKLPRLPIPTLEATAERYRASIWPLKSAEMVKNHLQKFDTFLTSSAGGLQAALVEADTAAAACGVYPYSYIEALWEDMYLSNREPVLVNVNPAITTKKLKNAGDTQAAVGAAVVHSIARWVYNAVNKGVEVFDETRDVSPLLRQFGASVIPGEKKDTFHTTPMEKLRHIIVLHDGHPYAVRVFDDKQVPLDRAVVQKSIEYVLSITPDADNTTPVSVLTAGNRQTWAGAYAELVKTPENAENLKKIQEGIVVVCLDTESWGGDGKLVDGASLHGNNTEFENRWYDKHQIIVSADGRVAFNFEHSGSDGVQWLRWISDIISDVEGGDGSSVSTSATSLDPAKVGTLVQPLTLTFGKTFAAHIRAARAGALELIAGTALEDVTIPYGKTQLKQLGVSPDAFVQMCLQVAHHKCRNKLAPTYEAASTGRFFHGRTETIRSATREMQLVAEAVNRMTKANAASDEEGSTTYVASVEEQVALLKAAAERHVRLAKAAANGEGIDRHLTALKRLAVERNDAAALAFFNDETYTSCSTWRLSTSNLTAPWVERFMFGPVTANGYGLGYTIDGTEVRLTVSAFTRSPSTDAGDMKLAVSEAASNVYGLLKAGTKLK
- a CDS encoding hypothetical protein, conserved (similar to SP:Q9H1D9: DNA-directed RNA polymerases III 39 kDa polypeptide (EC 2.7.7.6) (RNA polymerase III C39 subunit){Homo sapiens}(PMID:9171375)), translated to MTSVPGVNNAEQRILASLALAGQGALLLATLQQDLGLHHRTMAAALRGLMEGGRVVLRHGNREGDMYVALVNSMPEGPSLVLDAIRASGNSGIDQAALCSSLRLPKGEIIKSLQMLLSQKRIKERRCFSNRAKRIYLLFEFEPSDEVTGGTFYGGEDSREMDIGFVDEMRRRIMLLVAQRHSVSLEQITQHLQEARGGSSSADVNATAGGTVVMTTSPNGTVATLLGDSTGSCSGGGSVGAGCVKRISQRDAQLLVQTLVLDGLLDCVTPSPAVPAQYQLATGRNVMRHFSAVPTAAGAGSGTKWVPAPVSQPSAWAMPAVGLPCMGCAQLHVCTASGNGVVNPRNCAYLKEWMS